The genomic DNA TACGCCGCGCGGTGGGCGTCGTAGCTGGCCTGCAGCCCCGCGTCGTCGATGTCGAAGCTGTAGGAGTCCTTCATGACGAACTCGCGGCCGCGCAGGAGACCGGCGCGCGGGCGGGCCTCGTCGCGGTACTTCGTCTGGATCTGATAGAGCGCGAGCGGCAGGTCCTTGTAGGAGGAGTACAGGTCCTTGACCGCGAGCGTGAACATCTCCTCGTGCGTGGGGCCGAGGAGCATGTCGGTGTCCTTGCGGTCCTTCAGCCGGAACAGGTTGGGGCCGTAGTCGGTCCAGCGGCCCGTCGCCTCGTAGGGCTCCCGAGGCAGCAACGCGGGGAAGAGCAGCTCCTGGGCGCCGATCGCGTCCATCTCCTCGCGCACGATCACCTCGACCTTGCGCAGCACCCGCAGCCCCAGCGGCAGCCAGGAGTAGATGCCCGGCGCGGCGCGGCGGATATACCCGGCGCGGACCAGGAGCCGGTGGCCAGGCAGCTCGGCGTCGGCCGGGTCCTCGCGCAGGGTCCGCAGGAACAGGCTGGACAGGCGCAGGACGGTCACCGGAAACTCCTTGGGCGTCGAGGGACCCCCGCAGGATATCGGCCGCGCCCGCCCCCGCCGTACCGGTTAGTCCGCGAGCGACTCGATGGCCGCGCCGAGCCGCGGCAGCGCGTCCCGGACGTGGGCGGCGGCCTTGGGCCGCAGGCCGCTGTAAATCTTGCCGATGGCCGGGCGGGCGTGTTCGACCCGCTCGTCGGTCACGGCGAGCAAGGCGTCGGTGACCTGCGCCTCGTGGGCGCGCAGGTGCTCACCGAACGGCTGGGCGCCCCGGCCCTGCCAGTAGGGGTCCAGCTTCTCGGCGAAGTCGGGGAGCATCCGCTCAACCGCGTGTGGCACCAGGTCGGGGCGGATCTTCGTCGCCGCCGCGAACCCCGCCTTCAGGGCCATGCCGCCGATGCCGGACTTGCTCTGGACCTCGTCCTGGACGACGCCGCTCAGCGTCGTGACGGCGGCCGGCGCCTTCTCGGGAGTGGTGAGGATCTCGGACAGGCTGGACACGTCGGGCGCCTTTCAACAGGAGGAGAACTCGCCGCAAGACCACGTCGGGCCCGCTCCGCCAACCCTATCCAGATCCGGACGCTCGGGTCCGGCCCCGGCGAGCGTCGACGCAACAGCCGAGACAGCGCTGCGGCGGGACGCGTGAAAATCTAAAAGCTCGTTTAAGATTTGCTCATGATCCCCCGCCGAGCAGCCGACGAGCTCCGTCAGCTCCTCGGCGAATCGGCGGCCGTCGTCCTGCTCGGACCACGGCAGGTGGGCAAGACGACGCTCGCGAGAGGTGTGGCGGAGGCGCTGCCTAGACAGGCCACCTACCTCGACCTGGAACGCCCCGCCGACCGACGCCGTCTCCACGACGCCGACGCCTACCTGCGGTCCCAGGCGCCACGATTGGTGATTCTGGACGAGGTCCACCGCACCCCGGAGCTGTTCGACATCCTCCGTGGCGTCATCGATGACAACCGCCGATCCGAATTCCGAACCGGACAATTCTCCTCCTGGGGTCCGCCTCCCTAGATCTGGTGCACCTGTCTTCGGACAGCCTGGCCGGTCGCGTCGCCCATCTCGACCTGGGTGGGATCAACCTCGACGAGGCCGCCACCGCTGGGATCAGCGCAGACACACTGTGGCTGCGTGGCGGTTTCCCCGACAGCCTCACCGCAGGTTCGGACCGCGCCTCTCTGCGCTGGCGGGAGGATCTGATCCGCTCCTACCTCGAGCGCGACGTCCCTATGTTCGCGCCGCGGATTCCATCCGAGACGCTCCGTCGTCTGTGGACGATGGTCGCGCACGCTAGCGGCGGGTTGCTCAACGCCTCGCGGTTGGCGACGGGACTGGGCATCAGCAGTCCCACGGTCACGTCCTACCTTGATCTCCTCACCGACCTCGGACTCGTTCGCCGACTCCTGCCCTGGTACGCCAACACCGGCAAGCGCATGACCAAATCCCCGAAGGTTTTCGTCCGCGACACCGGGCTGCTGCACGCGTTGCTGGAGATCGACAGCGTGGACGCCCTGCTCAGCCATCCGGCCGCGGGACCGAGCTACGAGAGCTTCGTCGTGGAGACCGTGATCAACGCGACCCAGCTGCGCCCGTTCCACTACCGGACGACGCGCGGCGACGAGATCGACCTGGTCCTGACGGCGTCGGGTAGGCCCCACGTCGCCATCGAGATCAAGCGGTCGACATCGCCGGTCCTGGGGCCCGGTTTCTATCGGGCCTGCGCGGATCTGCAGGTGCCGCACCGGTTCGTCGTCCACCCCGATACAGGCAGACCCGGCTACCCGGCGGACGGAGTGCAGGTCGTCGGCCACAGCGATCTCATCCGATGGCTTCGAACGTCGGGTTCGGAATAGCTGACCGATAGCTTTCCGAATGTATCGTTTGATACATGATCCGCGCCGCCGCCGAGTCCGCCGCCTCTCCCGCTGCCCTGTGGTCCGTGGTCGCCGACCTCGATCGCTGGGCCGACCACCTGCCGACGGTCACCGCCATCCGACACGTCGGCGGCCAGGAGCCGGCCGGCGTCGGCAGCCGCTACCGAGTCAGGCAGCCAGGCCTGCCCCCCACGACGTACGAGATCACGCACTGGGAGCCCGGCACGGGCTTCACCTGGGTGGCGCGATCGCCGGGGCTGGTCAGCACGGCGCGGCACCGCGTCGAGCCGCGGGGCGCGGGCTCGGTGCTGGAACTGGCGTTCGGCTGGTCGGGTCCGATGGGGGGTGTGGTGCGTCGGCTGTTCGCCGGAAAGGGCAGGGCGTACGTCGAGCGCGAGGCGGACACATTCGCCCGGCTGGCGGAGCGGCGCTGAGGCGCGGGGCCCGACGAGCGGCGCGCCCGATGCCCACCGACACCCGAAACCGCCTGCTGGCCGCGGCGATCGGTTATTACGCCAGCCACGGCGTACGGGACACCAGCCTGCGCACCCTGGCCGCTGCGATCGGCACGAGCCAACGCATGCTGCACTACCACTTCGGGTCCCGCGACGACCTCCTCGCCGCCGTCATCCAGGCCGTCGTTGCCGGGGACAGCGCACGCGTCGACGCCCTCACCGCCGCGGACGGGGACCCCTTCGAGCGCGGCCGAGAGAACTGGCGCGCCGTCCGCGCCGAGGCCGCGGCGTTCGGCCCGCTGTTCTTCGAGCTCGCGGCGCACGCGATGCAGGGGCTGGCCTACGCCGAGCCGCTGCGCACGGAGTTGGCCCCGCGCACGGAGGCTGCGTTTGCGAGAGCGTACGCCGACCTCATCGATCCCGCGCGCGTCCGGGTGCTCGCCCGGCTCTCGACCGCCGTCGGCCGGGGGCTGCTGTTCGAGGCGCTGCTCGACGGGGACCAGGCTGCCTCGGACGCGGCGATGGAGGAGTACATCGCGATGGTCCGGGGTGTGCTGGGATCCCAGTCCCAGCCCCAACCCATGCGCTGCCCCCGCGCGCGGACCCGGGCGCTGTCGGAGGTCTTTGACAGAGTGGTCACCGGCAACAGGGGCGACTCGAGGGGAGCGGTCATGACGGCGCAGCAGGTCCTGGCGGAGGCGGTCGAGCAGGGGGTGATTCCCGGCGGGCTGGCGCTGGTCGACCGGGCGGGACAGACCGAGACGTACGCCGTGGGCTCGTGGGCCCTCGACGGGCCACCGGCCGACCCCGACGCCATCGTGCGCATCCAATCGATGACGAAGCCGATCACCGCCGCCGCCACGCTGCGGCTCATCAAGGCCGGGCGGCTGCGGCTGGACGACCCGGTCGACCGGTGGCTCCCCGAGCTCGCCGACCGGCGCGTCCTGCGCGCCCCCTACGGGCCGCTGACAGAGACGGTGCCCGCCACGCGCGCCATCACGGTGCGCGACCTGCTGACCAACGGCTCCGGCTACGGCATGGACGTCACCGGGGCGACGCCGTACGGCCTGGCCATGCGCGCCGCCGGCGTCGAGGCGGGACCCGAGCCGGTGACCACCGGCGCCGAGGAATGGCTCGCCGCGCTGGCGACGCTGCCCCTGGCGCATCAGCCGGGCGAGGGATTCCGCTACCACCACTCGTTCGCGATCCTGGGGATCCTGCTGAGCAGGGTGGCGGGCCGACCCCTCCAGGAGCATCTAGCCGAGGACGTGTTCGGGCCTCTTGGCATGGTCGACACCGTGTGCTGGGTCCCGCCGGCGAAGGCCCACCGGCTGCCCCCGGCGTACCGGCACGACGACGGGGCCCTCGTCCAGACCGAACCGGCCGCCGGCGGCGGGATCTGGGTCGGGCCGCCCCCGGTCGACGTCTCGCACAACGAACTGCTCGCCACGCTCGCCGACCTGCACCGGTTCACCCGGATGCTCCGCGCCGACGGGCGGCTTCCCGACGGAAGCGCCTGGCTGGCCCCGGAATCGGTGCGCGCGATGACCAGCGACCAGGTCGCGCCGGAGGCCAAGAGCCCGGAGAGCTTCTTTCCAGGCTTCTGGGAGGGCACGGGGTGGGGGTACGGCGTCGCGATCCAGACCAGCGGTCCCCACGTCGGCCGTTACGGCTGGACCGGCGGCCAGGGCACCGACTTCTTCATCGATCCCGCCACCGGCACGATCGCGATCCTGCTGACCCAGGTCGAACTGGGCGCCACGATGTGGCCCCTGCTGCACGCCTTCCAGGAGGCGGTCTGACCCGGCGCAAAATTCGGCAGCCCCCGCCAGCGGCGCTGGCTACTCTCGCGGACATGACCGCACTCGGGGACACGGGCGGCTCCGCCGCCACCATCACGCAGATCCTGACCGGGCTGGGTGACCTACTCGACGCCATCCATGAGGCCCGCGGGGCGGGGCTGGACTCCTCGCTGGCCGATACGCTCAGTGCGCACCTCGGGGTCCCGGCCGACTCCCTCGCCGTGACGAAGGAGGAGATCGAGGGCCACCGGTACGTCGACCTCGACATCGCCCTCGCCGACATCGCCGGGCGCGACCCCGCCGCCACCGTCATCGGGGTCGGCGGCGGTGACATGCGCTACCACCACTCCCTGGGCGACCTGGTCGCCTCGAGGCGATACGGCATGGGTGCCACTCCCGTCGGCCAGGTCGACTACCAGAACCTCGCGGTCGGCCCCGACCGGGAGCGGGCCGTGGTGAGCTTCGGCGTACGCCTCTTCCGCTATCGGGACGTTCCCGTCGCGGCCCTGCAGCGACGAGCGAGCCCGCGGTACGGCCGGGACCGTGCCGGGCTCGAGGTGCTCTGCTCCGACGATGCCCTTGTCGCCGACCTCCTGGACGAGCTGCGGCGTCGCGCCGTCGAGCACAGCACCGCCTCGTTCGCCCGCGAGCTCGTACGCCGGGCCGGGCCGCATGGGCGCGGGCGGCGCGTCGGTGGGCCTCGATGAACCGGGCTGCGGTCCGTTCGCCACGCTGAGCTGAGGGGAAAACGACGGTACGGCGAGCGCGGTGGCCTACCGCACTCGCCGTACCCCTTCCTTGCTGCGTTTCGTCGTCAGTTGCCCCTCAGTCGAGGCGCTTGGCCTTGGTCTCCGGCATTGTCAGGACGATGAGGAACGCCACCAGCGCGACGCCCGAGACGACCCAGTAGAACTTGTCCGCCATCTTGGCGTCGGCGAGCCAGGTGATGACGTACGGCGCCATGCCGCCGAAGATGGCGACCGTGATGTTGTACCAGGCGCCGATTCCGGTCGAGCGCACCTCGGTCGGGAACAGCTCGGCCATCACCGCGGGGATGATCGCACTGGCGAACGCGAACACCGCGAACCCGATGCAGTAGAGCGCCACCAGCTTCGGGAAGCTGTTGCTGACCAGGCTCGACAGCGGCACCATCGCGACGGTGAAGAAGCCGGTGAAGATGAGTGGCGGGACCCCGAGAAGTGATCCAGGCCTTGTGAGAGTCGATCTTTCATCGGTGGGTGCATCCAGCAGCGTAGACCGCTGGCGGCTGGTAGCCGAGGGAGCTGTGGCGTCGGCGAGTGTTGTAGTCCTGCTTCCAGTCGGCGATGACGACCCTGGCCTGGGCCAGACTCCAGAAGATGTTGATGTTGAGGCACTCGTCGCGGATGCGGGAGTTGAAGGACTCGACGTAGCCGTTGCGCCATGGTTCGCCGGGTGGGATGAAGTGCAGGCCGACGCGGTCGTGGGCCCAGTGGGCCATCGCGACGCACGCGAGTTCGGGCCCGTTGTCGCAGCGGAGCACGGCCGGGTAGCCGCGCTGGGCGGCGATGCGGTCGAGTTCTTCGATCAGGTTGTCTGCGGTGATGTTGCGCTCGACCAGGCCGCCGAGGCATTCGCGGGTGTGTTCGTCGACGATGGTGGCGATCTAG from Austwickia sp. includes the following:
- a CDS encoding SRPBCC family protein codes for the protein MIRAAAESAASPAALWSVVADLDRWADHLPTVTAIRHVGGQEPAGVGSRYRVRQPGLPPTTYEITHWEPGTGFTWVARSPGLVSTARHRVEPRGAGSVLELAFGWSGPMGGVVRRLFAGKGRAYVEREADTFARLAERR
- a CDS encoding serine hydrolase codes for the protein MPTDTRNRLLAAAIGYYASHGVRDTSLRTLAAAIGTSQRMLHYHFGSRDDLLAAVIQAVVAGDSARVDALTAADGDPFERGRENWRAVRAEAAAFGPLFFELAAHAMQGLAYAEPLRTELAPRTEAAFARAYADLIDPARVRVLARLSTAVGRGLLFEALLDGDQAASDAAMEEYIAMVRGVLGSQSQPQPMRCPRARTRALSEVFDRVVTGNRGDSRGAVMTAQQVLAEAVEQGVIPGGLALVDRAGQTETYAVGSWALDGPPADPDAIVRIQSMTKPITAAATLRLIKAGRLRLDDPVDRWLPELADRRVLRAPYGPLTETVPATRAITVRDLLTNGSGYGMDVTGATPYGLAMRAAGVEAGPEPVTTGAEEWLAALATLPLAHQPGEGFRYHHSFAILGILLSRVAGRPLQEHLAEDVFGPLGMVDTVCWVPPAKAHRLPPAYRHDDGALVQTEPAAGGGIWVGPPPVDVSHNELLATLADLHRFTRMLRADGRLPDGSAWLAPESVRAMTSDQVAPEAKSPESFFPGFWEGTGWGYGVAIQTSGPHVGRYGWTGGQGTDFFIDPATGTIAILLTQVELGATMWPLLHAFQEAV
- a CDS encoding MFS transporter — protein: MPLSSLVSNSFPKLVALYCIGFAVFAFASAIIPAVMAELFPTEVRSTGIGAWYNITVAIFGGMAPYVITWLADAKMADKFYWVVSGVALVAFLIVLTMPETKAKRLD